Proteins co-encoded in one Rudaeicoccus suwonensis genomic window:
- a CDS encoding enoyl-CoA hydratase-related protein, which produces MSGVQTIVDGPVVTVRFDAPERLNAVGGAAGQAVIAAVEQLERDDALRVLVLTGTGRAFSSGADLTGADGLRQRPVEAMEATSAVIRALVGCSKPVVAAVNGLAAGVAVGYVLAADIAVAAQDSYLLLPFTGIGLMPDGGTTVSFAASAGRARAMRAALLGEKVPARQALEWGLISQVCTADELDDVVAAICRTLVARPAAALTATKRAVNAACLPELDAALDRERDGQLTQFEDPEFAARAAAFVRGGRS; this is translated from the coding sequence GTGAGCGGCGTGCAGACGATCGTCGACGGCCCGGTGGTGACCGTGCGCTTCGATGCCCCCGAACGACTGAACGCCGTCGGTGGCGCGGCTGGCCAGGCCGTCATCGCGGCGGTCGAGCAGCTCGAGCGTGACGACGCACTGCGCGTGCTGGTGCTCACCGGCACCGGCCGGGCATTCTCCAGCGGCGCCGATCTGACCGGTGCCGACGGGCTGCGTCAGCGGCCGGTCGAGGCGATGGAGGCGACCAGCGCCGTCATACGTGCGCTGGTGGGATGCAGCAAGCCGGTCGTCGCGGCGGTCAACGGACTCGCCGCCGGCGTCGCCGTCGGATACGTGCTGGCCGCGGATATCGCTGTCGCTGCCCAGGATTCGTACCTCCTGCTGCCCTTCACCGGCATCGGTCTGATGCCGGACGGCGGCACCACCGTGAGCTTCGCCGCGTCGGCCGGCCGAGCACGAGCGATGCGTGCGGCATTGCTCGGCGAGAAGGTGCCTGCCCGGCAGGCACTGGAGTGGGGCCTGATCTCACAGGTGTGCACAGCAGACGAGCTCGACGACGTGGTGGCGGCCATCTGCCGCACGCTCGTCGCCCGACCGGCCGCGGCGCTGACTGCCACGAAGCGGGCGGTCAACGCAGCATGTCTGCCGGAACTGGACGCCGCCCTCGACCGCGAGCGAGACGGCCAACTGACACAGTTCGAAGACCCCGAATTCGCCGCCCGTGCAGCTGCTTTCGTGCGGGGAGGGCGTTCGTGA
- a CDS encoding CaiB/BaiF CoA transferase family protein — protein sequence MTGPLSGIRVVELAAIGPAPFAGMMLADLGAEVIRVGRLDGDDQAATAPTHGVLNRGRRWMQLDLKKPESLEIVRRLAASADIFTEGFRPGVAERLGLGPDVLLADNPRLVYGRMTGWGQDGPRAASAGHDLGYIALTGALHPCVDATGRPTPPLNMLGDFGGGGMLLVAGVLAALWSAARTGEGQVVDAAIVDGTALLTGMHQAMTGSGLWAQPPGGNLFDGGAPFYGVYGTRDDKWLSVAAIEPKFYALLLDGLGLDLDPAQQNDQATWPATKAVIAERIRGRDRAEWEQVFAGSDACVAPVLDPSEAASDDQLKARGTYVERDGLRHPSPAPRFSGTPTELPVSTSGDETAQILHELGYAEDHLVEFTRSGVIRDAAADRHTKGNV from the coding sequence GTGACCGGGCCGTTGAGCGGCATACGTGTCGTCGAGCTCGCGGCGATCGGCCCGGCGCCGTTCGCTGGAATGATGCTGGCCGATCTCGGCGCCGAGGTGATTCGGGTGGGACGCCTCGATGGCGATGATCAGGCGGCGACGGCGCCAACGCACGGCGTGCTCAACCGTGGCCGCCGCTGGATGCAACTCGACCTCAAGAAGCCCGAATCCCTTGAGATAGTGCGCAGACTCGCGGCCAGCGCCGACATCTTCACCGAGGGCTTCCGGCCCGGCGTCGCCGAACGGCTCGGCCTGGGACCGGATGTCCTGCTGGCGGACAATCCGCGGTTGGTCTACGGGCGGATGACCGGCTGGGGCCAGGACGGTCCGCGGGCGGCCTCCGCAGGCCACGACCTCGGTTACATCGCGCTGACCGGGGCGCTCCACCCGTGCGTCGATGCGACCGGCCGGCCGACGCCACCGCTGAACATGCTCGGCGACTTCGGCGGCGGCGGGATGTTGCTGGTCGCCGGTGTGCTGGCGGCGCTGTGGTCGGCCGCGCGCACGGGTGAGGGACAGGTGGTCGACGCCGCGATCGTCGACGGCACCGCGCTGCTGACCGGCATGCACCAGGCGATGACCGGATCCGGGCTCTGGGCGCAACCACCGGGTGGCAATCTTTTCGACGGTGGTGCGCCGTTCTACGGCGTCTACGGCACACGTGACGACAAGTGGCTGTCGGTCGCGGCTATCGAGCCCAAGTTCTACGCGCTGCTGCTCGACGGCCTGGGTCTTGATCTCGACCCGGCGCAGCAGAACGACCAAGCGACCTGGCCTGCCACCAAAGCGGTGATCGCAGAACGCATTCGAGGCCGTGACCGCGCCGAGTGGGAGCAGGTCTTCGCCGGCTCCGACGCGTGTGTCGCCCCCGTGCTCGACCCGTCCGAGGCTGCCTCGGACGACCAGCTGAAGGCTCGTGGCACGTATGTCGAGCGTGACGGGTTACGGCATCCATCACCCGCGCCGCGCTTCTCAGGTACGCCCACCGAGTTACCTGTATCGACCAGCGGCGATGAGACCGCACAGATCCTGCACGAGCTGGGATACGCCGAAGACCACCTTGTCGAGTTCACCCGGAGCGGAGTCATCCGTGACGCAGCCGCCGACCGGCATACGAAAGGAAACGTCTGA
- a CDS encoding acetyl-CoA C-acetyltransferase, translating to MPTEAFIFEAVRTPRGRGKATGSLHEVKPIKLVTGLIDEVRRRNPSLDVAAIDDVVLGVVSPLGDQGSVIAKTAALAAGLPPTTAGVQLDRFCASGLEAVNTAAEKVRSGWHDLILAGGVESMSRVPMGSDGGAWAYDPETAHATGFVPQGIGADLIATIEGWSREDVDTYAAESQNRAGKAQADGRFDRSVVPVRDNNGLVVLERDEFLRPQTTVESLASLKPSFATIGDQAGFDAVALQKYHWIERINHVHHAGNSSGIVDGAALMLIGSQEAGDAQGLTARGRVVATAVSGADPTIMLTGPAPAARKALARAGMQVGDIDLFEVNEAFAAVPMRFMRDLDVDHEIVNVNGGAIALGHPLGATGAMILGTLLDELDRQDKRFGLATLCVGGGMGIATIIERTN from the coding sequence ATGCCCACCGAAGCCTTCATCTTTGAGGCTGTTCGCACTCCGCGTGGTCGCGGGAAGGCGACCGGATCACTGCACGAGGTCAAGCCGATCAAGCTCGTCACCGGACTCATCGACGAGGTGCGGCGGCGCAATCCTTCCCTCGACGTGGCGGCCATCGACGATGTCGTGCTCGGCGTCGTCAGCCCGCTCGGCGACCAGGGTTCGGTGATCGCCAAGACGGCAGCACTTGCGGCGGGGCTGCCGCCGACGACGGCTGGTGTGCAGTTGGACAGGTTCTGCGCGAGCGGGCTGGAGGCGGTCAACACCGCTGCGGAGAAAGTGCGCTCGGGGTGGCACGACCTGATCCTGGCTGGGGGAGTCGAGTCGATGTCCCGTGTGCCGATGGGCTCAGACGGCGGCGCGTGGGCCTATGACCCGGAGACCGCGCACGCCACCGGGTTCGTTCCGCAGGGCATCGGCGCCGACCTCATCGCCACCATCGAGGGCTGGAGCCGCGAGGACGTCGACACGTATGCCGCCGAAAGCCAGAATCGCGCCGGCAAGGCACAGGCGGACGGTCGGTTCGACCGGTCGGTGGTGCCCGTGCGCGACAACAACGGCCTCGTCGTGCTCGAGCGAGATGAATTCCTGCGACCGCAGACCACCGTCGAGAGCTTGGCGTCGCTCAAGCCGTCGTTCGCGACCATCGGTGATCAGGCCGGCTTCGACGCCGTGGCCCTGCAGAAATATCACTGGATCGAGCGGATCAACCACGTGCATCATGCCGGCAACTCCAGTGGCATCGTCGACGGCGCCGCTCTGATGCTCATCGGTTCGCAGGAGGCGGGCGACGCGCAGGGGCTCACCGCGCGTGGGCGTGTCGTGGCCACAGCCGTCAGCGGAGCCGATCCGACGATCATGCTCACCGGGCCGGCACCTGCTGCGCGAAAAGCGCTGGCGCGAGCCGGAATGCAGGTCGGTGACATCGACCTGTTCGAGGTCAACGAAGCCTTCGCCGCGGTGCCGATGCGCTTCATGCGGGACCTCGACGTCGACCACGAGATCGTCAACGTCAACGGTGGCGCAATCGCACTCGGTCACCCACTGGGCGCGACCGGCGCGATGATCCTGGGCACGCTGCTGGACGAGTTGGACCGACAGGACAAGCGATTCGGCCTGGCGACGCTGTGCGTCGGCGGAGGCATGGGCATCGCCACCATCATCGAGAGGACCAACTGA
- a CDS encoding 3-hydroxyacyl-CoA dehydrogenase NAD-binding domain-containing protein: protein MSDTLQTTTISGRRDDAGIVTVVIDDPAGSANVMNDAFRQSLHGCVDWLEKTRDDVTGVVLTSAKKTFFAGGDLTRLREVTPDTAEEFFTGAEAMKADLRRLETFGFPVVAVLSGSALGGGLEIALACHHRIAVDNRSSFGFPEVTLGLLPGGGGVTRTVRMLGLADALTKVLGQGAKFRPAQAVELGLVDALAPDEQAAVTAAHEWIAQHPEVHKPWDVKGFKIPGGTPAGGPIKEFIPAFTASLTKQLKGAPYPAPYAILAAAVEGSQVDFDTASRIESRYLTELAAGQISKNMIQAFFFDLQGIKKGASRPGGIEPRKAHRVGVLGAGMMGAGIAYSLAKVGIDVVLKDVDEAAAQKGKGYSIGLCDKAVGRGRMTQAAADALLAHITPTSDPEALAGCDTVIEAVFEDPQLKSRVFAEVVGHVAPDALLCSNTSTLPITGLAKDIERPADFIGLHFFSPVDKMQLVEIIVGAKTSTESVAHAYDLVLQLGKTPIVVQDSRGFFTSRVIGTFTGEGLAMLAEGVNPVSLERAATQAGYPVGTLQISDELNLELMQKIQRATAAAAEAEGATPPQHPSYAVVDEMIRQGRPNRKSGKGFYDYDESGRRGSLWPGLATLFPVAAEQPPMQDIKDRFLFVEALESVRCVQEGVITAAADANIGSILGIGYPAWTGGVLQFINGYAGGLTGFIARAQELEAAYGPRFAVPELLQEKATRGERFE, encoded by the coding sequence GTGTCCGACACCTTGCAGACCACCACGATCAGCGGCCGGCGCGACGACGCCGGCATCGTGACCGTCGTCATCGACGACCCGGCCGGTTCGGCGAATGTCATGAACGACGCCTTCCGTCAGTCGCTGCACGGATGTGTGGACTGGCTCGAGAAGACACGCGACGACGTCACCGGTGTGGTGCTCACCAGCGCCAAGAAGACCTTTTTCGCCGGCGGTGATCTCACCCGGCTGCGCGAGGTGACACCGGACACCGCCGAGGAGTTCTTCACCGGCGCCGAGGCGATGAAGGCCGACCTCCGACGCCTTGAGACCTTCGGGTTTCCCGTCGTCGCAGTCCTTTCCGGCTCAGCGCTCGGTGGCGGCCTGGAGATTGCGCTGGCCTGTCACCACCGCATCGCGGTCGACAACCGCAGCAGCTTCGGGTTCCCGGAAGTCACCCTCGGATTGTTGCCCGGCGGTGGGGGAGTCACGCGCACTGTCCGCATGCTCGGGCTGGCGGACGCGCTCACCAAGGTGCTCGGCCAAGGCGCGAAGTTCCGCCCTGCGCAGGCCGTCGAGCTCGGGCTTGTCGACGCCCTTGCGCCCGACGAGCAAGCTGCAGTCACCGCCGCCCACGAGTGGATCGCTCAGCACCCGGAAGTCCACAAGCCTTGGGACGTCAAGGGATTCAAGATTCCTGGCGGGACTCCCGCGGGCGGTCCGATCAAGGAGTTCATTCCCGCCTTCACCGCATCGCTGACCAAACAGCTGAAGGGCGCGCCCTACCCCGCGCCATACGCGATCCTGGCCGCGGCGGTCGAGGGATCACAGGTCGACTTCGACACGGCATCCCGGATCGAGAGCCGCTATCTCACCGAGCTGGCCGCCGGGCAGATCAGCAAGAACATGATCCAGGCGTTCTTCTTCGACCTGCAGGGCATCAAGAAGGGCGCCTCACGACCCGGCGGTATCGAGCCTCGCAAGGCCCACCGCGTCGGGGTGCTCGGGGCCGGGATGATGGGCGCAGGCATCGCCTACTCCCTGGCCAAGGTCGGCATCGACGTCGTCCTGAAGGACGTCGACGAGGCCGCCGCGCAGAAGGGCAAGGGGTACTCGATCGGATTGTGCGACAAGGCAGTTGGCCGCGGGCGTATGACGCAGGCCGCCGCCGACGCACTGCTGGCGCACATCACTCCCACCAGTGACCCCGAAGCCCTGGCCGGATGCGACACCGTCATCGAGGCGGTCTTCGAGGATCCACAGCTCAAGAGCCGTGTCTTCGCAGAGGTCGTCGGCCACGTCGCACCGGACGCGCTGTTGTGCTCCAACACCTCGACCCTGCCGATCACCGGCCTGGCCAAGGACATCGAGCGACCGGCCGACTTCATCGGACTGCACTTCTTTTCCCCGGTGGACAAGATGCAGCTGGTCGAGATCATCGTCGGTGCGAAGACCAGCACCGAATCCGTCGCGCACGCCTACGATCTCGTGCTGCAGTTGGGCAAGACGCCGATCGTCGTGCAGGATTCACGCGGCTTCTTCACCTCCCGGGTCATCGGCACCTTCACCGGTGAGGGCTTGGCCATGCTTGCCGAGGGTGTGAATCCGGTCAGCCTCGAGCGGGCCGCGACGCAGGCGGGGTACCCGGTCGGCACCTTGCAGATCAGCGACGAGCTCAACCTCGAACTCATGCAGAAGATCCAGCGTGCGACCGCTGCTGCTGCGGAAGCGGAGGGTGCGACACCGCCACAGCATCCGTCATACGCGGTGGTCGACGAGATGATTCGCCAGGGCCGTCCGAACCGTAAGAGCGGCAAGGGTTTCTACGACTACGACGAGTCCGGCCGGCGAGGTTCGCTCTGGCCCGGCCTCGCGACGCTCTTTCCGGTGGCCGCCGAGCAACCGCCGATGCAGGACATCAAGGACAGGTTCTTGTTCGTCGAGGCGCTGGAGTCGGTGCGCTGCGTGCAGGAAGGCGTGATCACGGCAGCTGCCGACGCCAACATCGGCTCGATCCTGGGCATCGGCTACCCGGCCTGGACCGGCGGCGTGCTGCAGTTCATCAACGGGTATGCCGGTGGGCTGACCGGATTCATCGCACGGGCGCAGGAACTGGAAGCGGCATACGGGCCACGTTTCGCTGTGCCGGAACTGTTGCAGGAGAAGGCAACTCGAGGAGAGAGGTTCGAATGA
- a CDS encoding acyl-CoA dehydrogenase family protein, translated as MTTRELFDEDHEAFRRSARAFLQREAVPHREQWDADGIVSRDAWLAAGRAGMIGMAVPEEFGGGGQPDFRFNTVFTEESVAAEVTGLGVGLENDIIIPYLLQLATEEQKRRWLPEVCTGEKILAIGMTEPGAGSDLQGIATTAVDKGDHYLLNGRKTFISNGILADLVIVVAKTDPNAGHKGISLLVVERGMPGFERGRNLDKLGLHAQDTAELIFEDVRVPKENLLGAEGSGFISLMQNLPQERLSIAVIAVTSIERILQLCLDYAKDRTAFGRPIGAFQHNRFVLAEMATEARIARVYVDDCIRRHVAGELDAAEASGAKYWTTELQKKIVDAGVQLHGGYGYMTEYPIARAYADSRIQTIYGGTTEIMKEIVGRSLGI; from the coding sequence ATGACGACCCGTGAGCTGTTCGACGAAGACCACGAGGCATTCCGCCGCTCGGCGCGGGCGTTCCTGCAACGGGAGGCGGTGCCGCACCGCGAGCAGTGGGACGCCGACGGCATCGTCTCGCGCGATGCCTGGCTGGCGGCCGGTCGCGCGGGGATGATCGGTATGGCGGTGCCCGAGGAGTTCGGCGGTGGTGGTCAGCCGGACTTCCGGTTCAACACCGTCTTCACCGAGGAGTCCGTCGCGGCCGAGGTTACCGGTCTGGGTGTGGGCCTGGAGAACGACATCATCATCCCGTATCTGCTGCAGCTGGCCACCGAGGAGCAGAAGCGGCGCTGGCTGCCCGAGGTGTGCACCGGCGAGAAGATCCTGGCCATCGGTATGACGGAACCCGGTGCCGGCAGCGACCTGCAGGGTATAGCCACGACTGCGGTCGACAAAGGTGACCACTACCTGCTGAATGGTCGAAAGACATTCATCTCCAACGGGATTCTCGCAGACCTGGTGATCGTGGTGGCCAAGACGGATCCGAACGCCGGTCACAAGGGCATCAGCCTCCTGGTGGTCGAGCGCGGTATGCCGGGCTTCGAACGCGGCCGCAATCTTGACAAGCTCGGGCTGCACGCGCAGGACACCGCAGAGCTCATCTTCGAGGACGTCCGTGTGCCCAAGGAAAACCTGCTCGGTGCCGAGGGCAGCGGTTTCATCTCGCTCATGCAGAACCTCCCGCAGGAGCGACTGTCCATCGCTGTCATCGCCGTCACGTCCATCGAGCGCATCCTGCAGCTCTGCCTGGACTACGCCAAGGACCGCACGGCCTTCGGCCGACCGATCGGCGCCTTCCAGCACAACCGCTTCGTCCTCGCCGAGATGGCGACAGAGGCGCGCATCGCCCGCGTCTACGTCGACGACTGCATCCGCCGCCATGTCGCCGGTGAACTCGATGCCGCCGAGGCGTCGGGTGCGAAGTACTGGACCACCGAGCTGCAGAAGAAGATCGTCGACGCCGGTGTGCAACTGCACGGCGGTTACGGCTATATGACCGAGTACCCCATCGCGCGTGCCTATGCCGACAGCCGGATCCAGACGATCTACGGCGGCACCACCGAGATCATGAAGGAGATAGTGGGGCGTTCGCTCGGGATCTGA
- a CDS encoding response regulator transcription factor, which translates to MSTPETAATRGLVMVVEDEPSIAELVRMQLARAGYGVHLERDGAQALAAIGRLRPVAVILDIGLPGLDGIEVCRQLRAGNDWTPVLFTTARDDEIDRILGLELGADDYITKPFSPRELVARVATVLRRTSGTPGRSRLLRLGSLVLDPAARRAAADDRDIPLTATEFDLLHFLMGNPGQVFSRDQLLSQVWGYAALDGGRTVDVHVAQVRAKLGDASPIRTVRGVGYSAEEPRL; encoded by the coding sequence ATGTCGACTCCCGAGACAGCCGCCACTCGCGGGCTCGTGATGGTGGTCGAGGACGAACCCTCGATCGCCGAACTGGTCCGCATGCAGTTGGCGCGCGCCGGATACGGCGTCCACCTCGAACGTGACGGTGCCCAGGCGCTGGCCGCGATCGGTCGCCTCCGGCCGGTCGCGGTGATCCTGGACATCGGCTTGCCCGGCCTCGACGGCATCGAGGTGTGCCGCCAGCTGCGTGCCGGAAACGACTGGACCCCAGTGCTTTTCACCACCGCGCGAGACGACGAGATTGATCGGATCCTCGGTCTCGAGCTGGGCGCGGACGACTACATCACCAAGCCGTTCTCGCCGCGTGAGCTCGTTGCGCGGGTGGCTACGGTGCTACGTCGAACCTCCGGCACGCCGGGACGTTCTCGCTTGCTGCGCCTCGGCTCGCTCGTCCTCGACCCGGCCGCGCGTCGCGCTGCGGCCGATGATCGTGACATCCCCCTGACAGCAACGGAATTCGACCTGTTGCATTTCCTCATGGGCAATCCCGGGCAGGTCTTCAGCCGCGATCAGCTGCTGAGCCAGGTCTGGGGGTATGCCGCGCTGGACGGCGGTCGCACGGTCGACGTGCACGTCGCGCAGGTGCGCGCCAAACTTGGCGACGCCAGCCCGATCCGGACGGTCCGTGGCGTGGGCTACAGCGCAGAGGAGCCGCGGTTGTGA
- a CDS encoding HAMP domain-containing sensor histidine kinase → MRLRLRSLTARLTLLAVVIAVITGLLAAAIAYGLIQREAEARTKATLSRLADAAQATTDLGSNPDTAQRRARRLLEALDIQFVTISRSGVEQPATGLAARSLTATDKAQLLAGERVSGQRRINGRWVLIQGRPTSAGAIVLAQRRSDAAAAADDAIVRLLWGILIAVVVAVVLGVVFARRLSRPLRTTASVAAAIERGERAAVAPTTGPSEIAEVGAALNSLAGALAGSEQRQRDFLLSVSHDLRTPLTAITGYAESLADGVVPAEETAVVGATMLGESQRLRRMVDDLLDLARLDARELRIDPTDIEATAFGADTARVWAARCAAEGVSFAFRQPPPPIWLRSDPTRIRQILDGLFDNALRVTPVGKSIVLQLDSVEDQVVFEVRDGGPGLSDEDLDVAFERAALYERYRGIRPVGTGLGLAIVHALTTRLGGRVEAGHAPEGGARFTVRLPQRMDGEPRD, encoded by the coding sequence GTGAGGCTCCGGCTGCGATCCCTGACCGCACGCCTGACGCTGCTCGCGGTCGTCATCGCGGTCATCACGGGGCTGCTCGCCGCCGCGATCGCCTACGGGCTGATCCAGCGAGAGGCCGAAGCACGCACGAAGGCCACGCTGTCCCGGCTGGCCGATGCGGCCCAGGCCACGACCGATCTCGGCAGCAATCCCGACACGGCGCAACGTCGCGCGCGTCGTCTGCTGGAGGCGCTCGACATACAGTTCGTCACCATCTCGCGATCGGGAGTCGAGCAACCGGCGACCGGGTTGGCCGCCCGCAGCCTGACCGCCACGGACAAGGCGCAACTGCTGGCGGGAGAGCGGGTGTCAGGGCAGCGGCGGATCAACGGCCGTTGGGTGCTGATCCAGGGTCGCCCGACCAGCGCCGGCGCGATCGTCCTGGCGCAGCGGCGGTCGGATGCCGCCGCCGCCGCGGACGACGCGATCGTGCGCCTGCTCTGGGGCATCCTCATCGCGGTGGTCGTCGCGGTGGTGCTCGGCGTCGTCTTCGCCCGACGACTCAGTCGCCCGCTGCGGACGACTGCGTCGGTGGCTGCTGCGATCGAACGCGGCGAGCGTGCGGCGGTCGCGCCCACGACCGGCCCCAGCGAGATCGCGGAGGTCGGCGCCGCCCTCAACTCGCTCGCCGGTGCGCTGGCCGGATCCGAGCAGCGCCAGCGCGACTTCCTGCTGTCGGTCTCTCACGATCTGCGCACGCCTCTCACGGCGATCACCGGGTATGCCGAGTCACTGGCCGACGGTGTCGTCCCCGCCGAGGAGACGGCCGTCGTCGGAGCCACGATGCTGGGGGAGTCGCAGCGGCTGCGGCGCATGGTCGACGACCTGCTGGATCTCGCACGGCTGGATGCGCGTGAGCTGCGCATCGACCCGACCGACATCGAGGCGACGGCATTCGGAGCCGACACCGCCCGGGTGTGGGCGGCACGTTGCGCGGCCGAGGGCGTGTCCTTCGCCTTCCGGCAGCCGCCGCCACCGATCTGGTTGCGGTCTGATCCGACTCGGATCCGCCAGATCCTCGACGGATTGTTCGACAACGCGCTGCGGGTGACTCCTGTCGGCAAAAGCATTGTGCTGCAACTGGATTCGGTCGAGGACCAGGTCGTTTTCGAGGTGCGCGACGGCGGCCCTGGTCTCAGCGACGAAGACCTGGATGTTGCCTTCGAGCGGGCCGCGCTCTACGAGCGCTACCGCGGCATACGGCCCGTCGGCACCGGACTCGGCCTAGCGATCGTGCACGCACTGACCACCCGGCTCGGTGGCAGGGTGGAGGCGGGTCACGCGCCAGAAGGCG